From Prochlorococcus sp. MIT 1223, the proteins below share one genomic window:
- the serS gene encoding serine--tRNA ligase → MLDQRLIRQNSKLVSEGLNRRGTKIDLTQIQENSQKLKEIEEKRSNLQAEGNHIGKEVGRKIKSGLNPDANELKILRSQGNEIKQKVGKLEEEEKNISENLKQQILNLPNIPSTLCPIGKDESDNREVRKWGTPLKKEGLKNHWEIADDLQLFETERSNKIAKSRFVTLFNQGARLERALINFMLDIHTAKGYQEVLPPILVNTSSLTGSGQLPKFSDESFRCLEDDLWLSPTSEVPLTALHRDEIIQFQKLPIKYAAYSPCFRREAGSYGRDTKGLIRLHQFNKVELYWFTDPSESEAAHEQITADAESILQALELPYRVLELCTGDLGFSATRTYDLEVWLPGAQKYREISSCSNCGDFQARRSSIRTKTNQTTKLVHTLNGSGLAVGRTMAAILENGQQADGSIKLPKALMPYFGKNQLIKK, encoded by the coding sequence GTGCTAGATCAGCGTTTAATAAGACAAAACTCAAAACTCGTTTCTGAGGGTCTGAATCGTCGTGGGACCAAAATTGACCTAACTCAAATTCAAGAAAACAGTCAGAAGCTAAAGGAAATTGAAGAAAAGCGATCTAATCTTCAAGCTGAAGGTAATCATATTGGGAAAGAAGTTGGAAGAAAAATAAAAAGCGGGCTTAATCCAGACGCTAATGAATTAAAAATTCTTCGATCACAGGGAAACGAAATAAAGCAGAAGGTTGGGAAATTAGAAGAGGAAGAAAAAAATATTTCAGAAAATCTAAAGCAACAAATTCTGAACCTTCCAAATATTCCATCAACCTTATGTCCTATTGGGAAAGATGAAAGTGATAATCGGGAAGTTAGGAAATGGGGAACCCCACTAAAAAAAGAAGGCTTGAAAAATCATTGGGAAATAGCAGATGATCTTCAACTCTTCGAAACAGAACGGTCTAACAAAATTGCTAAAAGTAGGTTTGTAACATTGTTCAATCAAGGCGCTCGACTTGAAAGAGCCTTAATTAATTTTATGCTTGATATTCATACTGCAAAAGGATATCAAGAAGTACTGCCACCTATTTTAGTTAATACTTCTAGTCTTACTGGATCTGGTCAGCTACCAAAATTTTCTGATGAAAGTTTTAGATGCTTAGAGGATGATTTATGGCTTTCACCTACTTCAGAAGTTCCTTTGACGGCACTTCATCGAGATGAAATAATTCAATTTCAAAAACTACCTATTAAATATGCTGCATATAGTCCTTGTTTCAGAAGAGAAGCTGGGAGCTATGGTCGAGACACCAAAGGACTAATAAGACTCCATCAATTTAATAAAGTTGAACTTTATTGGTTTACTGACCCAAGTGAATCAGAAGCCGCTCATGAACAAATCACTGCTGATGCAGAATCAATCCTTCAAGCACTTGAATTACCTTATAGAGTTTTAGAACTTTGTACTGGAGACCTTGGTTTTTCAGCTACTCGAACATACGATTTGGAAGTTTGGCTGCCTGGTGCACAAAAATATAGAGAAATCTCAAGTTGTAGCAATTGTGGTGATTTTCAAGCCAGGAGATCTTCTATTAGAACCAAAACAAACCAGACGACTAAACTAGTGCATACTCTAAATGGAAGTGGATTAGCAGTAGGGCGGACCATGGCAGCAATTCTTGAAAATGGTCAACAAGCTGATGGATCTATCAAATTACCAAAAGCTTTAATGCCTTATTTTGGTAAAAATCAATTAATTAAAAAGTAA
- a CDS encoding M50 family metallopeptidase gives MNVLTSIFVLGFLIFFHEAGHFLAAKLQGIKVNGFSIGFGPALIKKKHLGVTYSLRALPLGGFVSFPDDESDISSDDPDLMRNRSIPQRAIVISAGVIANLLLAWLVLIGQATFIGLPSSPNPGVLVVDVKQSEVAELSGIRAGDQIIGINGKTLGSGPEAVKFLVSEIQASPTEKIDFERIKVGSNESQIISLTPENNGGNGRIGAQLQQNISNTIRPASSIGEVLQQSDKQFIDILVKTINGYKGLLTDFNATAEQMSGPVKIIEIGAQLSKQGNTGLFLFAALVSINLAVLNALPLPLLDGGQLSLLILEGLRGKPVPERFQIAFMQSGFFLLIGLSLVLIIRDTSQLAFFQK, from the coding sequence ATGAACGTTCTGACATCAATATTTGTTCTAGGGTTTCTAATCTTTTTTCATGAAGCAGGTCATTTTTTAGCTGCCAAACTACAAGGAATTAAAGTAAATGGTTTTTCCATCGGTTTCGGACCAGCTCTCATAAAAAAGAAACATCTAGGAGTCACATATTCACTAAGAGCTTTACCCCTAGGAGGGTTTGTTTCTTTCCCTGATGATGAAAGCGACATATCTTCAGATGATCCCGACTTAATGCGCAATAGATCCATTCCACAAAGAGCAATTGTTATTTCAGCTGGAGTGATAGCTAATCTTCTACTGGCTTGGCTTGTATTAATTGGTCAAGCAACTTTTATAGGTTTACCAAGCTCTCCTAATCCAGGTGTTCTAGTAGTGGATGTAAAACAATCAGAAGTTGCTGAATTATCAGGAATAAGAGCTGGTGATCAAATTATTGGAATTAATGGAAAAACCTTAGGGAGTGGTCCAGAAGCCGTTAAGTTTTTGGTATCAGAAATTCAAGCTTCTCCTACAGAGAAGATAGATTTTGAGAGAATTAAAGTAGGTTCGAATGAAAGTCAAATCATAAGTCTTACGCCTGAAAATAATGGAGGGAATGGAAGAATAGGTGCTCAACTTCAACAAAATATTTCTAATACAATTAGGCCTGCAAGTTCAATAGGAGAAGTACTTCAACAATCTGACAAACAATTTATAGATATATTAGTCAAAACAATAAATGGATATAAAGGACTTTTAACTGATTTTAATGCAACCGCAGAACAAATGAGTGGGCCCGTGAAAATAATAGAAATTGGAGCACAACTTTCAAAGCAAGGAAATACAGGACTGTTCTTATTTGCAGCCTTGGTTTCAATAAACTTGGCTGTACTTAATGCCTTGCCATTGCCCCTTCTTGATGGGGGGCAACTATCTCTACTTATTTTAGAAGGTTTAAGAGGTAAGCCAGTTCCTGAAAGATTTCAAATAGCTTTTATGCAATCAGGATTCTTCTTATTAATAGGGCTGAGTCTTGTCCTAATAATTAGAGATACATCTCAATTGGCTTTTTTCCAAAAATAA
- the rpsN gene encoding 30S ribosomal protein S14 — translation MAKKSMIARDVKRKKLVERFSSKRKDLLQAFHEAKDPMQRLEIHRKIQALPRNSAPNRVRNRCWATGKPRGVYRDFGLCRNQLRARAHRGELPGVVKASW, via the coding sequence ATGGCCAAGAAGTCGATGATAGCCAGAGATGTAAAACGCAAAAAGCTTGTAGAACGATTCTCAAGCAAGCGTAAGGATCTTCTTCAAGCATTTCATGAAGCAAAAGACCCTATGCAAAGGCTAGAAATTCATAGAAAGATTCAGGCTCTACCAAGGAATAGTGCTCCTAACAGAGTAAGAAATCGTTGTTGGGCCACAGGCAAACCTAGAGGTGTTTATAGAGACTTTGGTCTATGCCGAAATCAGTTACGAGCAAGGGCACATAGAGGGGAGCTACCTGGAGTGGTTAAAGCAAGTTGGTAA
- a CDS encoding polyribonucleotide nucleotidyltransferase → MQGQTKTISFDGREIRLTTGRYAPQAGGSVMIECGDTAVLVTATHNQGREGIDFLPLTCDYEEKLYAAGRIPGSFMRREGRPPERATLISRLIDRPLRPLFPSWMRDDIQIVATCLSLDERVPSDVLAVTGSSIATLLAGIPFNGPMAAVRVGLLGDDFVLNPSFREIERGDLDLIISGTPEGVVMVEAGANQLTEQDVIEAIDFGMEAVGELIKAQEELVKESNIKLLDIKEPEIDDTVQKYLEKNCTKAIQEILKDFEQTKDERDKKLEGVKSSSSEKIDSLKEDHAVKKSLASNNKILGNSFKALTKKLMRDQILKEEKRVDGRALDEVRKIDAAAGVLPNRVHGSALFQRGLTQVLSTATLGTPSDAQEMDDLNPSTDKTYIHHYNFPPYSVGETRPMRTPGRREIGHGALAERALIPVLPAKDTFPYVLRVVSEVLSSNGSTSMGSVCGSSMALMDAGVPLKSPVSGAAMGLIKEGKEVKILTDIQGIEDFLGDMDFKVAGTEKGITALQMDMKINGLPIKTISEAINQAKPARIHILEKMNEVINQPRETLSPHAPRLLSFRIDPELIGTVIGPGGRTIKGITERTNTKIDIEDGGIVTIASHDGAAAEEAQKIIEGLTRKVHEGEIFSGSITRIIPIGAFVEILPGKEGMIHISQLSEARVEKVEDVVKVGDQVTVRVREIDNRGRINLTLRGVPQNGGMSYQEPTPTPVAPLNLN, encoded by the coding sequence GTGCAAGGTCAGACAAAGACGATCTCCTTTGACGGTCGGGAAATACGACTTACTACAGGAAGATATGCGCCACAAGCAGGCGGATCAGTAATGATCGAATGCGGAGACACCGCAGTCCTAGTAACTGCAACTCATAATCAGGGAAGAGAAGGAATTGATTTCCTTCCTTTGACTTGTGATTACGAAGAAAAACTTTATGCGGCAGGGAGGATTCCAGGGAGTTTTATGCGACGAGAAGGTCGGCCTCCTGAAAGAGCAACATTAATCTCAAGGCTTATTGACCGACCACTTAGGCCTCTTTTCCCAAGTTGGATGAGAGATGACATTCAGATAGTTGCAACTTGTCTTTCATTAGATGAAAGAGTTCCTTCTGATGTCCTTGCAGTAACTGGTTCATCTATAGCAACTTTGCTTGCCGGAATCCCATTCAATGGTCCAATGGCTGCTGTTAGAGTTGGACTTTTAGGAGATGACTTTGTATTAAACCCTAGTTTCCGAGAAATTGAACGAGGTGATCTTGATCTAATTATTTCAGGGACGCCAGAAGGAGTAGTCATGGTTGAAGCGGGAGCTAATCAACTTACTGAACAAGATGTAATTGAAGCTATAGATTTTGGTATGGAAGCAGTTGGCGAACTAATAAAAGCTCAAGAGGAACTTGTTAAAGAATCAAATATAAAACTCTTAGATATAAAAGAGCCTGAAATTGATGACACTGTTCAAAAATACTTAGAGAAAAACTGTACCAAGGCAATTCAAGAAATCTTAAAAGATTTTGAACAAACAAAAGACGAAAGAGACAAAAAACTAGAAGGAGTTAAATCAAGTTCTTCCGAAAAGATTGATTCTTTAAAAGAAGATCATGCAGTTAAAAAGTCATTAGCCTCCAATAACAAAATACTTGGAAATAGCTTCAAGGCTCTCACAAAGAAATTAATGAGAGATCAAATTCTCAAAGAAGAGAAACGTGTTGATGGAAGAGCACTTGACGAGGTGAGAAAAATTGATGCCGCCGCAGGTGTTTTACCAAATCGCGTTCATGGTTCAGCTTTATTTCAAAGAGGCTTAACTCAGGTACTTTCAACAGCAACTCTTGGAACTCCTAGTGATGCACAAGAAATGGATGATCTAAATCCAAGTACAGATAAAACCTATATTCATCATTATAATTTCCCTCCTTATTCCGTTGGAGAGACTCGTCCAATGCGTACTCCAGGAAGAAGAGAAATAGGTCATGGTGCATTAGCTGAAAGAGCTCTTATTCCTGTTTTACCAGCTAAAGACACATTCCCTTATGTATTAAGAGTAGTTAGTGAGGTACTTAGTTCAAATGGATCAACCTCTATGGGATCAGTATGTGGAAGCTCAATGGCTTTAATGGATGCTGGGGTTCCTTTAAAATCTCCTGTTAGCGGAGCCGCAATGGGGCTAATTAAAGAAGGTAAAGAAGTCAAAATCCTTACAGATATTCAAGGCATAGAAGACTTTCTAGGAGATATGGATTTCAAAGTTGCCGGGACTGAAAAAGGAATAACTGCTCTTCAAATGGATATGAAAATAAATGGATTGCCAATTAAAACAATTTCAGAAGCAATTAATCAGGCAAAGCCAGCAAGAATTCATATTCTTGAAAAAATGAATGAAGTTATTAATCAACCTAGAGAGACTCTTTCTCCACATGCGCCAAGACTATTAAGCTTCAGAATTGATCCAGAACTAATAGGCACAGTAATAGGACCAGGGGGTAGAACTATTAAAGGCATAACTGAAAGAACTAATACAAAGATAGATATAGAGGATGGGGGTATCGTAACGATTGCCTCTCATGATGGAGCAGCTGCAGAAGAAGCACAAAAAATAATAGAAGGCCTAACAAGAAAAGTTCACGAAGGTGAGATATTCTCAGGTTCAATTACAAGAATTATTCCAATCGGCGCCTTTGTAGAAATACTGCCTGGCAAAGAAGGAATGATACATATATCTCAATTGTCTGAAGCAAGAGTAGAGAAAGTAGAAGATGTTGTAAAAGTAGGAGATCAAGTGACCGTAAGAGTTAGAGAAATTGATAATAGGGGTAGAATTAATCTTACTCTGAGAGGCGTTCCGCAAAATGGAGGTATGTCTTATCAAGAGCCAACTCCAACACCTGTAGCACCTTTAAATCTCAATTAA
- a CDS encoding 3'(2'),5'-bisphosphate nucleotidase CysQ, with protein MLPVELSLPNDVDLKNLLEKLRELSWGCADILMAYARGEKPPYGFSQSLNVQDNEDGPVSAADLAVNNWLLKGFESTYPFVNWEILSEETYKSKSTNNDLLDKEWVWILDPLDGTKDFLLGTGEYAVHLALTHHQEVVLGVVLIPELEELWFGVIGHSAWYENRLGQKKYPSFSHNSELDEMVLVASRSHRDKRLEALIDGMKIGQQKSVGSIGCKIATILKGESDIYVSLSGQTAPKDWDLAAPAAILIAAGGMFTHADGKPLIYNTGDISQRGCLIATNGIKHDVICKQAIKIMDNIDPGFLT; from the coding sequence ATTTTGCCTGTTGAGCTTTCTCTTCCTAATGATGTTGATTTAAAAAATCTTTTAGAAAAACTTCGAGAGCTTAGTTGGGGATGTGCTGATATTTTGATGGCATATGCTAGAGGAGAAAAGCCTCCGTATGGATTTTCTCAATCATTGAATGTACAAGATAATGAGGATGGTCCAGTCTCGGCAGCGGATTTAGCTGTAAATAATTGGTTACTTAAGGGATTTGAATCAACTTATCCATTTGTTAATTGGGAGATTCTTAGCGAAGAAACTTATAAGAGTAAATCAACAAATAATGATTTATTAGATAAAGAGTGGGTTTGGATTCTTGATCCATTAGATGGTACAAAAGATTTTCTTCTGGGGACTGGCGAATATGCTGTGCACTTGGCTTTAACCCATCATCAGGAGGTTGTCTTAGGTGTTGTCTTAATTCCTGAGCTAGAGGAGCTTTGGTTTGGAGTTATTGGTCATTCTGCATGGTATGAAAATAGACTTGGACAAAAAAAATATCCTTCTTTTAGCCATAATTCAGAGCTTGATGAGATGGTTCTTGTTGCTAGTAGGAGTCATCGAGATAAGCGGCTTGAAGCTTTAATTGATGGAATGAAAATTGGACAGCAAAAATCTGTGGGGAGTATTGGTTGCAAAATTGCCACTATTTTAAAAGGTGAGAGTGATATATATGTCTCACTATCAGGCCAAACTGCTCCTAAAGACTGGGATTTGGCTGCACCTGCGGCAATACTTATAGCTGCAGGTGGAATGTTTACTCACGCAGATGGTAAACCATTGATATATAACACAGGAGATATTTCTCAAAGAGGATGTTTAATTGCTACCAATGGAATTAAGCATGACGTGATTTGTAAACAAGCTATCAAAATTATGGATAATATTGATCCGGGTTTCTTAACTTAA
- the rsmI gene encoding 16S rRNA (cytidine(1402)-2'-O)-methyltransferase — MNSINSKNNSFREEPGPSVLYVVGTPIGNLSDLSPRAKKVLSNVSYIACEDTRHSKLLLKSFGATTPVFSFHQHNTKQQIPKALDLLKSGASLALISDAGLPAVSDPGEELVYEAKNEGFEVICIPGPCAALTALASSGLPSKRFCFEGFLPRKKSDRKKLIETISKEERTVLLYESPHRLIKLLEELGEACGYERPLHLAKEMTKRFEQSFGPTILDAINYFKENKPQGEFTLVLGGSPPPITIKM; from the coding sequence ATGAATTCAATCAATTCTAAGAATAATAGCTTTCGTGAAGAGCCAGGTCCATCTGTGCTTTATGTAGTTGGTACACCTATTGGTAATCTTTCAGATCTTTCACCTAGAGCAAAAAAAGTCCTTAGCAATGTCTCATATATCGCATGTGAAGATACAAGACATAGCAAACTACTTTTAAAGAGCTTCGGAGCAACAACTCCTGTCTTCAGCTTTCATCAGCACAATACCAAGCAGCAAATACCTAAAGCATTAGATTTACTTAAGTCAGGAGCAAGTTTAGCTTTAATATCTGACGCTGGCTTGCCTGCTGTTAGTGATCCGGGGGAAGAACTTGTCTATGAAGCCAAAAATGAAGGTTTTGAAGTAATTTGCATCCCTGGTCCATGTGCAGCTCTAACAGCATTAGCTTCAAGTGGTTTACCTAGTAAAAGATTTTGTTTTGAAGGGTTCTTACCAAGAAAAAAGTCAGATCGTAAAAAATTAATTGAAACTATTTCCAAAGAAGAAAGAACGGTTTTGCTATATGAATCTCCACATAGACTTATTAAACTTTTAGAAGAGCTAGGAGAAGCATGTGGATATGAACGACCACTTCATTTAGCGAAAGAAATGACTAAACGTTTTGAACAAAGTTTTGGGCCAACTATTTTAGATGCTATAAATTATTTCAAAGAAAATAAGCCTCAAGGTGAATTTACTCTTGTATTAGGAGGATCCCCCCCCCCAATAACAATCAAAATGTAG